The Helicobacter sp. MIT 05-5293 genome window below encodes:
- a CDS encoding malate dehydrogenase has protein sequence MEIFKKIGIIGGSGNVGSHIAFLAAMRGIAKRIIVHSIDIPRCKGVSLDVSQAACILNLPTQVESCETLEGLKDCEVIIMSAGLPRTPNMTREDLLLKNAQILKDTMREIATIAPDSFIIVVSNPLDVMTYVAKQISAFPKERIIGMAGVLDSARLGYEIKQSLADYHTSVSPLVIGGHGDDMLPLTRYSLVNDKTLDEIFDEQTLSHIIKETKNGGAKIVNYYQRGSAYFAPATAVIKMLEVILYDSQEVLSCSVYLEGEYGLNDLCMGVPVKLGKKGVVQIVTLNLSQQEQERLNISAEGIRKQIKILADNHLFD, from the coding sequence ATGGAGATATTTAAAAAAATTGGTATTATTGGCGGATCTGGTAATGTTGGGTCTCACATTGCCTTTTTGGCAGCAATGAGAGGTATTGCTAAGCGTATTATTGTCCATAGCATTGACATTCCTCGTTGCAAAGGTGTGAGTCTTGATGTATCACAAGCTGCTTGCATATTAAATCTACCCACACAAGTAGAAAGTTGTGAAACTCTTGAGGGATTGAAAGATTGTGAAGTGATTATTATGAGTGCAGGTTTGCCACGCACACCAAATATGACGCGTGAAGATTTACTACTCAAAAATGCACAGATTCTCAAAGACACAATGCGAGAGATTGCTACAATCGCTCCAGATTCTTTTATTATCGTGGTTTCTAATCCTCTTGATGTTATGACTTATGTCGCTAAGCAAATCAGTGCATTCCCTAAAGAGCGTATTATTGGAATGGCGGGCGTGCTTGATAGTGCGCGTTTAGGTTATGAAATCAAACAATCTTTGGCAGATTATCACACCTCTGTTTCACCTCTTGTCATTGGTGGGCATGGCGATGATATGCTTCCTTTGACTCGCTATTCTCTTGTTAATGATAAAACATTAGATGAAATATTTGATGAGCAAACGCTTTCTCACATTATCAAAGAGACAAAGAATGGTGGAGCAAAAATCGTGAATTATTATCAAAGAGGCTCGGCATATTTTGCTCCGGCTACTGCTGTTATAAAAATGCTAGAAGTTATTTTGTATGATTCTCAAGAAGTTTTATCTTGTAGCGTGTATTTAGAAGGTGAATATGGATTGAATGATCTCTGTATGGGGGTCCCTGTCAAATTAGGTAAAAAGGGGGTTGTGCAAATTGTAACACTCAATTTAAGTCAGCAAGAACAAGAAAGATTGAATATCTCTGCAGAGGGTATTCGCAAGCAAATTAAGATTCTCGCCGATAATCATTTGTTTGATTAA
- the mltG gene encoding endolytic transglycosylase MltG: MPNKIRILAIFLDFLVIIALTFMFYLLLPVQTERIVNLPKGSLNKIITYLGENGQSLNPLDTYIIRMLGVPQSGYIDMKHEILPRGAYLKALVSSKAATKEVTLIPGETMYFFIRSLAQRFPLSVESLESAYDKYFPYPDGVIFPDTYKLPVGVDEDEMMKTLYDMSIKRHQQSAIELLGEYNEAEWFKYVSMASIVQKEAADNQEMPIVAAVIFNRIKIGMPLQMDGSLNYGPYSHSKVTPERIRNDDTPYNTYRNKGVPPYPAGSVSIQAIKSVLHPADVDYLYFVRDRASGKHKFSKTYGEHRSNF, encoded by the coding sequence ATGCCCAATAAAATAAGAATATTAGCTATATTTTTGGATTTTCTTGTCATCATTGCCCTAACTTTTATGTTTTATTTATTGTTGCCTGTGCAGACCGAACGCATTGTGAATCTACCCAAAGGTTCGCTTAATAAAATTATAACATATTTAGGAGAAAATGGGCAATCTCTTAACCCACTAGATACGTATATAATCCGAATGCTTGGCGTGCCTCAAAGCGGTTATATTGATATGAAGCATGAGATTTTGCCTAGAGGAGCATATCTCAAAGCACTTGTAAGCTCAAAAGCTGCCACGAAAGAAGTAACATTGATTCCGGGTGAGACGATGTATTTTTTTATCCGCTCTCTTGCACAGAGATTCCCACTTTCTGTTGAATCTTTAGAATCTGCGTATGATAAGTATTTCCCTTATCCTGATGGTGTGATTTTCCCTGATACTTATAAACTTCCTGTGGGGGTTGATGAAGATGAGATGATGAAAACGCTTTATGATATGTCGATAAAACGACATCAACAAAGTGCGATAGAATTGCTTGGAGAATATAATGAGGCAGAATGGTTTAAATATGTGAGTATGGCTTCAATCGTCCAAAAAGAAGCCGCTGATAATCAAGAGATGCCAATCGTTGCTGCTGTGATTTTTAATCGCATCAAGATTGGTATGCCTTTGCAAATGGACGGCTCATTGAATTATGGTCCGTATTCACACTCAAAAGTTACACCCGAACGCATTCGCAATGATGATACGCCTTATAATACTTACCGAAATAAAGGTGTGCCTCCCTATCCTGCAGGGAGTGTGAGTATCCAAGCGATTAAAAGCGTGCTTCACCCTGCAGATGTGGATTATTTATATTTTGTGCGTGATAGGGCAAGTGGGAAACATAAATTCAGTAAAACATACGGAGAACATCGAAGTAACTTCTAG
- a CDS encoding 4Fe-4S binding protein, which yields MGIKTAPQNVPVWIDETRCKGCDVCVSLCPSGVLGMKKDEHKILGKIISVAYPESCIGCRECELHCPDFAIFVADKSEFKFAKVSKEAQERATRIKENKFMVI from the coding sequence ATGGGAATTAAAACAGCACCGCAAAATGTTCCTGTATGGATTGATGAAACTCGTTGCAAAGGTTGTGATGTATGTGTATCACTCTGTCCTAGTGGCGTCTTAGGTATGAAGAAAGATGAACATAAGATTCTGGGTAAAATTATTTCTGTAGCATATCCTGAAAGCTGCATAGGTTGTCGAGAATGTGAGCTACATTGTCCGGATTTTGCTATCTTTGTCGCAGATAAAAGCGAATTTAAATTTGCTAAAGTCAGTAAAGAGGCTCAAGAAAGAGCGACAAGAATTAAAGAAAACAAGTTTATGGTTATTTAA